From a region of the Kwoniella mangroviensis CBS 8507 chromosome 1 map unlocalized Ctg01, whole genome shotgun sequence genome:
- a CDS encoding mitochondrial-processing peptidase subunit beta, with protein sequence MVASRLISRAIARPPAPRVLKPSFSRSLAAVHPVTLPSRDPETKTSVLSNGLSVSTETIPGSQTSTVGLWIDAGSRADADGASGTAHFLEHLAFKGTKSRSQTQLELEVENMGAHLNAYTSREQTVYYAKAFDKDVPQAVDILSDILQNSKLEESAIERERDVILREQEEVEKQLEEVVFDHLHAVAYQGYPLGNTILGPKEHINSISKSDLQNYISKNYTSDRIALVGAGSIEHEALVKLAEKHFANLPVSSNPVPLGGQAHSPTDFLGSEVRIRDDTLDTLNVAIAVEGVSWKSPDYWPMLVMQSIFGNWDRSLGASPLLSSKLSHIISSNNLANSYMSFSTSYSDTGLWGIYLVSENLMNIDDLVHFTLKEWTRMSISPTIAEVERAKQQLKASLLLGLDGTTAIAEDIGRQLITTGKRYTPKEIERYVDAVTPEEIQRVARKYLYDKDIAIAALGRTEGLFDYNRIRADMSSMIY encoded by the exons ATGGTAGCATCTCGACTCATCTCACGGGCTATCGCTCGACCACCCGCCCCAAGGGTACTCAAACCT TCATTCTCAAGATCGCTCGCTGCCGTCCATCCAGTAACTCTCCCTTCCCGAGACCCAGAAACCAAGACATCGGTGTTATCGAACGGACTGTCGGTGTCGACGGAGACGATCCCGGGATCGCAAACTTCGACAGTGGGGTTATGGATCGATGCTGGATCGAGGGCTGATGCGGACGGTGCCAGTGGGACGGCGCATTtcttggag CACCTCGCTTTCAAAGGTACCAAATCCAGATCTCAAACCCAACTCGAACTTGAAGTCGAGAACATGGGTGCCCACCTCAACGCCTACACCTCGAGAGAACAAACCGTCTACTACGCCAAGGCTTTCGACAAGGACGTCCCTCAAGCCGTAGACATCTTGTCTGATATCTTGCAGAACTCGAAATTGGAGGAAAGTGCcattgagagggagagagatgtCATCCTgagagaacaagaggaagttgaaaagCAATTGGAAGAAGTCGTCTTTGATCATTTGCATGCTGTTGCttaccaag GTTACCCCCTCGGAAACACCATCCTCGGGCCTAAAGAGCACATCAACTCCATCTCCAAATCCGATTTACAAAACTACATTTCCAAGAACTACACCTCCGACCGAATCGCTTTAGTCGGAGCCGGATCAATCGAACATGAAGCTTTGGTCAAACTCGCCGAGAAACATTTCGCCAACTTGCCTGTATCCTCCAACCCCGTACCATTAGGTGGACAGGCTCACTCCCCCACCGACTTCCTCGGTTCAGAAGTTAGAATCAGAGATGATACATTGGACACTTTGAATGTTGCCATTGCCGTTGAGGGTGTTTCATGGAAATCACCAGATTACTGGCCAATGTTGGTAATGCAATCCATCTTTGGTAATTGGGATAGATCATTGGGTGCCTCACCATTATTATCATCTAAATtatctcatatcatctcttcaaacAACTTGGCAAACTCTTACATGTCCTTCTCCACTTCGTACTCTGATACTGGTCTTTGGGGTATCTACTTGGTTTCCGAAAA CCTCATGAACATTGACGATCTCGTCCACTTCACCCTCAAAGAATGGACCCGAATGTCCATATCCCCAACCATCGCCGAAGTCGAGAGAGCCAAACAACAGCTCAAGGCTTCCTTGTTATTGGGTTTGGACGGTACCACCGCGATTGCTGAGGAT ATCGGtcgtcaactcatcaccaccGGTAAGAGATACACCCCCAAGGAGATTGAGCGATACGTCGATGCCGTCACACCCGAGGAGATCCAACGTGTAGCCAGGAAATACCTCTATGACAAAGATATCGCCATTGCCGCTCTTGGTAGAACTGAAGGTCTCTTCGATTACAATAGAATCAGAGCCGATATGTCTTCTATGATCTACTAA